The sequence AAGGGgctttggggaaggagagggagggggcaggaagggagaagCATTGGGCTGCAGGACGGGACACTATTGCAAATTCTGTTTTCTGCGCAGTGAGTGACTATTctggtcctgccccagggccaAGAATGGATGCAACTAGCAGGGACAGTGGAGCCCTTTCTCTTCCTAATCAATTAAGCCTCAGGGTAATGATGGGCTTGTTCACACTCTGCTGGCTGCTTGGGGCAGGCCAAACTGGGTTTCTGTGTGTCAATCCTCTCTGCTTGGGCGGTGGCCTGTCTTTGGGGTGGATGCCTGGGCTGAGAGTCTGAGTTCCCACGCTCTGAGTGCTGCCCTTGTCCTATGTCCTCCAGGTGAAGAGTGAGGGACCCAAGCTGGTGCCCTTCTTCAAAGCCACTTGTGTGTATTTTGTGCTCTGGCTGCCCTCGTCCAGCCCGTCGTGGGTCAGCGCCCTCATCAAGTGCCTGCCCATCTTCTGCCTCTGGCTCTTCCTTCTGGCCCACGGCCTAGGATTCCTGATGGCCCACCCCAGTGCCACCCGCATCTTTGTGGGGCTCGTCTTCTCTGCTCTAGGTGATGCCTTCCTCATCTGGCAGGACCAGGGCTACTTTGTGCACGGTCAGTCATCACAGTAGCTACCTGGGAGGAATCCTGGGGTTGGGGGCTAGAGGACCCTGGGGGGCCAAGGATTTGGGAaagggaggtttttttgtttttgttttttttaaacaagaatatGGGGAATATGAGGGGTTCTGTGGCCAAAGACTGTTGGGGCCTCTGTTGGAGGATGACCCTGCCGGTGATACGGTGATCAGTTCTGAAGTGCCACAGGACAGTTGGGGAGGGTATCTTTGCCTTCATGGATTTCTTCCCACCCCTGTTACTCTCAAAAGAAAGCTCCTGGGTTATATCCCAAGCACTCTACTCCTACCCCCACCTCCTGTTACTCATTATTCACCTGAGCTTGCCTTCAACATCCCATCATCCCCTCTCACTTTTAGGTCTGCTGATGTTTGCTGTGACCCACATGTTCTATGCCTCGGCCTTTGGCATGCGGCCACTGGCTCTTCGGACAGGCCTGGTGATGGCAGTACTGTCGGGCCTGTGCTATGCCCTCCTCTACCCATGCCTCACAGGTGCCTTCACCTACCTGGTGGGGGTCTATATGGCCCTTATCAGCTTCATGGGCTGGCGGGCTGTGGCAGGGCTACAGCTGGTTGGGACTGCCTGGCGCTGGACTGAGCTGGCGGCGGGCAGCGGTGCACTGCTCTTTATTGTCTCAGACCTGACCATCGCCCTCAACAAGTTCTGCTTTCCTGTGCCCTACTCGCGGGCCCTCATCATGTCCACCTACTACGCCGCCCAGATGCTCATCGCCCTGTCAGCTGTCGAGAGCCGGGAGCCAGTGGAAGATTACCGACCGAGCAAGGCCAAATGAGGGGCCAGGTTCTGGTCACCCCTCTCTTCTCCTGGCGCTGGGGTCCAGAACCTGGGAACCTGCAAGAGCTGGATCAGGATGGCTGCAGTACCAGCCTGGGGCAGCAGGTACCAGCTGTGAAATGCACAAGTTTGAGGGGATAAGCAGGAAAAGGATCTTTCTAGCAAAGCTAGTGGTCCAGGACAATGCTGAGAACTAAAAAGAGCCAGTTTCATGCTCCTTGCTGAGCCAGAAGAAGATATCTCCCCACCTCTACCCCATCCAGACTGACAGAGCCCCTCTGGAGGGCCGTGGTGCTCATCCTCTTAACCTCCCCTACTACTACTAGATGGAAGCGTCTAGCTCACCCACTTCCAGCCTTTCTGATTTGCACAGAgttgagggaggaggggaagagtcTGTGCTGAGGTGACCCACGTCCAGGGCTTGAAGCCCCTTTCACAGGCTCCTAGTTGGGAAGAATGGATGGGGTGGAGTCTCCCTTTCCCACATCTATCCTTGTTACTTGAACAATCTTAATCTCTAAGTGTTGGGTGGGAAGGTGAAGGAGTGTCTATCCAGGTAGGCAAGATTGGGGACTACTTTGGCCTGGGAGTTTGGGGTACCAAGGGTTCAAGTTGGTCCCATCTCTCAAAGGCCGTCCCAGAACTCAGGCCCCACACCACCACCCTCAGACCCTATCCCCAGGGCTAGGGTGAACCACGCCAAAGGAAGGGGCCAGCCTGTGCGTGCGTCTGTATGTGAGTCTTGTGTGTGTGGTCTGTCTCCCAGCCTAGCTATGTCTTACTCTGCCAGCTGTCTCTGACCTGCTGTGTGTCAAAGTCTTTTAGGGAGAGGGCCTCAGGGAGCTGCTGAGGGGTTGCTGAGCCTGGCTCAGAGAGCTGGGATGCcccccacatacacacccacTCTCAGGTCTTTCCTCCTTGCCCCTTCTGCACTGGGAGTGAGAGGAGGGGGCTCCGGTGACACTCTAGGGTCATAAGACCCGAGGCACATTCAATGCAAGGGGAGCAAGGATGGGACAACTCCATTCTATTGCtcgtgtgaaaaaaaaataaaaaatacccaaGGGCCATTGGCTGCTCTGCTTGTCTGCCTGTGTGGCACGTGCCTGTCTTGGAGAGTTGGAGGTGTGGGGCATGGCGCCAGGGGCCCTGGATGTCCTCACAGCCTGGGTCACAGTCCTGGCCGGTGCATCTTGGCGCCAGGCTGGCTCCCTGGCTCTGTTGACACTGTGCTGGTTGGAGCTTGTCTCACTTCCTAATCACGTGTGTGGGTGAGGATGTAGATCAAGAGGATGGGGGATGGGTAGTATTTGCCACCGTCCAAACTTGACCTTGATGCACTCCCCTGTGCACAGGTGCCCAGCACCTTTGGTGACTCCTAGTTACTCAGTGTCCTCTACTGCTAcccaactcctcccctccccaccccagacctgccaGCTGCTTCAAAATGATCCAGATTCCCTTCAAGCATCTCCTTTCTTCCTGGACTCTGGGCTCAGTTGAACAGCGGGGAGGAATGAGATTAGACTGTCTGGTTCATACTTTAGATGTGAAGCCCTGGCAGAATAATGTGTCACCCCACTCCAGGGGCATTTGCATCTTAATGGGCAGCGCCCTGACCCAGAAGTAAAAAGGGAAGCCTTGGGTGGTGGTGAATATGCCGTCAGTAGAGGGGTTGTACAGTTGTGGGGATGTGATAAAGAGACTCAAGCCCCATATGGGTGTTGAATgaatcagtgattttcaaacgAGGGTTTTTACAGAGATCCCTGCTAGTGGGAGCtagcaaaagaataaagtagagGAGGAAGGCTCAAAGACTCCCTATCCTTGTTTCAAGTCTAGTAggttcttaagattttttttttttttttctttgcggtacgcgggcctctcactgttgtggcctctcccgttgtggagcacaggctccggacgcgcaggctcagtggccatggctcacgggcccagcccctccgcggcatgtgggatcttcccggaccagggcacgaacctgtgtcccctgcatcggcaggcggactctcaaccactgcgccaccagggaagccctttttttttttttttttaaaggaagggttTTCTGCTGCAAAACATAAGTTTGAAAGCTGGCGAGCAGGATGACCAAGCCGTTCTAGCTTTCAGATGCTCTAATTCTCAAATAGTGGGAAACCCAGACACTAAAGAGGCAAGGTCCTGATCCCTTCCAACCCCTGAACTCTGAAGACACACCTACCTGGAGTGAAGAAATGGGAAGGGCAGGATGGGGAGAAAGATGCAGACTTCCCCTCTATGCCCGGAGGGAGGGCAGGGTGCAGTGTGgctgtggaggaggggaaggcaaGGCGAGGCCCAGTCAGAAGGGGACTGGTCGTTCCCCACGTGGGTGGGTTGGGACCGAGCTCTCAGGGGTTGATGTTCTATGTATCCCCATCCTACACCCAAGTCTATCTCCTTGGTCCCTGCTGCACACCATGGTTAGGAACAGGCACAGGCGCACTCACTCAGTTTATTGTCCCATGCCTTCACTGAATGTTTACGTTGACAAGCACCACAGAGGGAACCGGGTCTCTCTCACTGGGACCACACACAGAGGATGGGCCAAGAAGCACCACCCACATCACAGCATCCTCAGGATGCCTGGTCTGGGCTGGAGCTCACATAAGGTACTTTGATTTCTTCTGCAGACTCTCAGTGACGGAGGCTAGAATTGCCTTGTCATCTTTGTCTGAAAGAGCAAAGCAAGTATTTGTTAGTGTGAATGATGCTGGGGTAAAGGAAACTCCAAATTGCTGGACTTGCGGTCGCTATGCAGGAACCAGGGGCTGGACCCTGCCCGGGATCCTCACTCCTTGCCAGCCCCAGTCTCCCAAGGTCAGCTGGGTGTGTGGGGCCAAGAGCTGCCAGTTATTCGGCATTTCGTATTTGCCACGCATTGTGCCAGGCACTTCTgtgcactatctcatttaatcctcatgacagcccTAAGCAGTACGtgggaaaacaagctcagggtggcttgccaaggtcacatggctggtgAGTGTTGGAGCCAGGGCCCTGTGCCCATGTGCTTACAACTAGAATTAAATTGTCAGGGATCTCTCTAGCTGTGGAATGAGAGCTGGATGTCTCccacagggccttccctggcctAGTTCTGTTACACAGTTCAGCAGCCACTGTGGAGGCGTCATCTCAATGCCAGACACTTAGCTGAGTACTTGAGAGACAGAGCAACAGGACCAGGTCCTTTCCCCAGAGAAAGGCATCTATaacaggatgaaaaaaaaaaaaaaaaaggcatctgtAACCATGGAAACCATGGACACCAATAGTGTGCCATGGAGACTTCAGAGAGTGGCagaggatgaggctggagaggtagatggtggggggggtggtgccTTGTTGATTGTGATTTTTATCTAAAGGATCCTGGGAAAGCTAGGAGGGAGTTTAAGCAAAGAGGAGCAAAACAGGTCATCTCTGCATTTAGACAGTTCATGCAACTAGCTGTTTAGCTGTGAAGACAGTAGAGTGtgtaggaagaaatagaatatttcccCTATGTGTGCGCCCATGAGCAGAAACATAGCACACGTATGTGCAGAGGGAGGCCCTCCCTCCACTGGGTTCCCTTCAGTGCCTCCCACCTATCCTCATCCCAGACCAGCTGCACATCAGAACCACTTGCAAAATTTGTAAACATAAAGATTCCTTCCAGAGCCCTGCCAGGGAGATTGTAATTGGTAAGTCTGGTTTAGGCCTGATCACTGGCGTCTTTTTCAAATGCAAGTCTAGGCCCACCAAGGGTTGCAAACTACAGACTACTGAGGGACTGCAAACTCCCAAGTCTGCAGGGGCCAGGCACATAACAAATGACATCGAGAAGATGGGACAGTGGTACGGACTATGGCCAGTTGGAGAATGTTTACACCACCCCATGTCAGATTAAATAAAAGCCTGCGCCAGCCATAGGAAAAGAGTCGATCAACGGCTCAGGAGGCCGCCATTTTGCGCCTCCGCCCCACGCGGGACACTGCCAGGCACCCTCACCCTCCAGGGCCGGCCGGCGCTGCACCCTCACCGTAGACGGTGAGCGTGCAGCTGCTGCGGTCCTTGCCCAGCTCGTTCTCCACCAGTACGCTGTACTCTCCGCTGTCCTTGAGTGTGCAGGTGGGGACGACGATGGTGCACACACCGCTGGTGGAGTTGTACCAGAACTTGGAGTTGGCCGTGATGTTGACGTCGCCCTTGTAGAGGGTCACGGTGGGCCGTGGGTTCCCAAGGAAGGCGCAGGTCATGGTGCAGTCCTGGCCGCGCAGCACGGTGTGCGGCTTGAGCGGGGTCAGGAAGCGCGGCGCGTGGCGCCAGTCTTTCTGCTGGTACGGCTTCAGCTTGGCTCTCTGGTCCTCGACTGCGCAGATGGGACACGAAGGGCGGTGAGCGCACCCCAAGGCCCCCATCCATCGCGCGCCGGCTTAGAGCTCCTAAGACGCCCCGGAGACCCAGCTCACGGAACCCCAAGGACCTGCGTTAGAGTCCCACGCGCTATCAACTCTGGGGCCCCGACTTTATACTGGTTCCTAAGGTTCCCcttccgccccccacccccatgggtTCCAAGACCTAAACCAGGTCCGCGGGGTGACCCAGCTCACGGAACCCCAAGGACCTGGGTTAGATTCTCACGCGCTATCAACTCTGGGGCCCCGACTTTATACTGGTTCCTAAGGTTCCCCTTCCGCCGCCCCCCCCACCATGGGTTCCAAGACCTAAACCAGGTCCGCGGGGTTTTACGCTTTTCCAGACCCGGGCGTTCTAGACTTCTTTCCAGCCGCCAGCCTCCAGACCCGAGCTGTTATCTGGCTTTTAACTCCCCATCCAAGCTTTCCCCAACGCTCTCGCAGCCTCCGCGGTCTCTGCTCTCTCCAGTTTAGGCCCTCATTTCAAGATTCTCGCAGCTATCCTTAGCCTTAATGCCCTCCCTGCTCCTTGGACCCTCCCTGAGTCCTCAGTCAGCCTCTCGGCTCAGACTGCCTCTCAGCTCCACATCCCCTCCTCACCCTCCAGCCCCCAAGGGGACCTCCCCACCTCCGCGTTAGTCCCACCCCTCAGTGTACCCCGAAGGAATCTCCTCCCCTAGGCCTCCAGACCTCTGCTTTTCTCCCCAGGGTCCCTGATGTTAATTAACCCTTTCACCTCAGTGCTTCTCAGATTTTACCTCAAATCTTGGGTACCCCTTGCAACCCTTATTTCATCCCCGCCATCAGGGATCACAGACGTTACCTGAACCCCCAAGTCCCCAGACTCACTCTTGTCCTTGTTGACGAGCCAGGTATCCCTGGAGTCCAGCGGGTCGCCGTCACCGATTTCGTTCCGGGCCAGCACTCGGAAGTAGTACTTCCTGCCGGGGAGCAGCCCGGTCACCGTGTACTTGTTGCTGAAGACGTGCTCGGCCACAGTGAACCAGATGGCGGTGCTGACGTCCCGCTTCATGATGACGTAGTGGGCCTCGCTGTCCTCCTGCACGTCGGGGCTGTGGTTCCAGGTCAGAGTCACCGTGTTGGGGACCTCCTCGAACAGCTGCAGGTTTGTGGGTGGCTGCGGAAAATCTGGAAGGGTCCGAAGGTCCATCAGCCACCCTGGGGGGCTGAAGTATCGTGCCCCCACCCCCGCTACCTGCCACGCCCTAAGGAGGATGGGATGGGGCACCTTACCTTCTTCTAACTCTCAGGCAGCTGGGGGTGTTGGAGTCAGAAAGAACTATTTATGAAGtgtagctctgccatttactagcccTGTGAACTTTGGCAAGTTACGTATCTTTTCTGAGAcccatttcctcatttgcaaaatgagacTAACAATAACTGTCATGGAAATGTTGCataaagtgcctggcatgtaggatCTGTTCAATAAAAGTTCACCCATTCATCTCTTGGGGGTTTAGGGCTTTATTATAAAGCTTCCAGCCGTCTCTAAGAGGCCACCCAATTTGGGGGGGCTGTTATGATTTTAATGGAGAGAGGTACAAAATGCATCAATGCAAAAGAATGTTTCACATCCTCTTTGGCATAGTGATTAATGTAAATTTAATAACACACAATGTGTTAAATCTCAAAACCTACAAAGTCTCCTGCAACCTAAGATAATGAAAAGGCTCTTTCCAAAGTTTTTACCCACcaccattattattaaaattctaaatatctGGGGGGACTGAAAAATAACAGAAGGCTCATTTCAGCTGTGGTTCAAGAATTCTAATGAAGCTGTATGGCAATGACACTGTGGGACTGTGAAGTTTCCCCCAAAAGGCTTTCTCAGTGACCACATCACAAACTTTAAAAGTATTTCCAATAACATAATAGGCAAATTACCCCAAGTTTTAATGGACTCCTCTCCATCTGTCCCTCCTGCCTCTTACCCATTCTCTGCTCTCTCTATGCTCACAGACCCTACTCTGCATATGCCCCGCAGCTCTCCACATATGACTGAGACTGAAGCAAGGGCTGGGTCCTAGTTCAATGCCTCTGGGGCTTCAAGACActgagaaaaagtgaaaacaacccttCACATTAAGGCAAAGGCTGATAAAGTCTTGCTCCGTGGTGCCAAAGAAGACTTGACTACCTTAAGGCATGACTTTACAGTGGTAGAGACTCAAGCAGCACAAAGGAGTGTGTGCAGCGATGCCTCCCCAGGCCCCTACCTGTTGTCATACCTGCCACACGCACGTAGATGTCATGGTATGCCTCTCCAAACTCATTCTGGAGCAAGATGCGGTACACCCCTGAGTCAGAGCGCTTGGTGCTGCTGCTGAGGAACTGGGAGTGGTTTTTGCTCTTGGTGATGGCTTCCCTGCCCTTGGTGGGCACGCCATCCTTCAGCCAGATCACGTTGGGTGGTGGTGAGCCCTGGGTGGTGACAGGAGATGGCACCAGGGGTCACCTGAGTGGTATTTGGGGGCAGGCCCTATCCCACTGTCCAGGAGTCTCCTGCCAGGCTCTGAGGCCAGGGGTCTGGCtaggggcagaggcagaggcagagactatGATAGCTGTAGCAGCCAACTTGGTTAAGTGGTGGGCATCTGGGGGCCAGGGTAGGACTCACAGAGAAGGCGGCATGGATGCAGAGGGCTGTCCCAGCGCGAACCACCATGTGACTTTTCAGCCGGGCACTGAGGTCAAACTTGGGAGCAGCTGAGGTGGAGGAGACAGAGATGGGAGCATGGAACACTCTTTCCAGAAGACTTAGCTTTAAGCCTCCCCTCCAAAGCTTTTCCCAACCTCTTCTCCTTCATGCTCTCACTACAGGCCATACAGACATCTAGCAACCCTGCAATGCTGTGaagcatttttttattttttctcatctgtctcCCTCTATTATTATATAAGACTCTTTAGGGCAGGTcctgtgtcttatttttttctaaatcccTAACACCTcccttggcacacagtagatacTATTCGGCACACAATGAGTGGGGTTTTTGGTTTtcgttttgtctgtttgtttttggcagggaagcccctggggttATCCCTAGCTCTGTCCAGGCACAAGCATGGACGACTCTTTCTTGATCACAGCATCGCCCAGTTTTCTCCTGTGGGATGAGGTCCCAGAGAGGAAGGTGTGGAGCTAGGATGTTGGGGCCTAAACCCCAGGCCTGTCTGCATCCCTCACCTGGTGGTGGCATGGCACGGACCCCCTCGGCCAGCTCCACAGGCTCCCCCCACCCAGCCTCGTTCACAGCCCGGATTCGGAAGAAGTATTTCTGCCTCTCGGTGAGGCCTCCTACTGTGTAGCAGGTGCCTGAGATGGGGATCTTTGTGCACTTGGACCACTCCTTGATGTCTTCAGCCCGCATCTCCAGGATGTAGCCAGAGGGTGGGTCTCCCTCGGCAGGCTCCAGCCAGGCCAGGGAGAtgctggagttggaggaatcCGACACCTGCAGGCCCTGCACCAGGCCCGGGGGTTCTGCATGACACAGACAACTAGTCAGCCCCCAGATTCTTCTCCACTCAATGCCATGCCCAATTCCCGTACTCAATACCCCTGAAACCTAACTTTCGACACCTCTACCTTCAACACTCACAGTTAAAATGCTCAATACCCAACCTTTCACCTTCAACAACCTCTAAATTTAATTCTCTCAGTCTCAATACTTTCACCCTTGAAGTCAAAACCCTCCAAATTCAATATACACTATACACTCAATCCCTCTGTATTCAAAACTCCAGCCTTTAGCTCAGCCCTCAGCACCACACCCATTCATGTGTGATATCCCCATCTCACCACCTAAGCTCAGCACCCACCCAACCATTTACCCAACACCCCTGCTCAATCCTCAAACATGCTCCTACTACCTCACCTAACCAGACATACTCAACAtttgataaaaacatttttccacCCACCTCCTCGCTGTCCCTGACTCTCAATCTTTATTTGCTGGCTTTCTCTTGTGTGTGAATCTTGTCCCTCTATCAGGCTGGCAGCTCCCAGAGAGTGGAGACTGTGTGATCCCTTCCTGTTAGACTTTCCCGGGAAGAAATCCTCTTTCTACCTCAAATGGCTAATTCCACTATGTGTTGGGGCCTGGCAGCACCATACTCACTGACAGGGTCCTTGGCTACCACTGAGCTGGATGGCGTACTAGGCTGTCCGGGGCCTGCCTTATTCACAGCTACAACTCGGAATTCATATTCTGTGTCCTCCAGGAGGCCATCCACAGTGTACTTGGTGCCTGAAATGGGAATTTGAGGGGTAATGAGGCCAGGGGTGGTCCACGTGGTAGGAGACCATAGAGTGAGTGGATGTGGAAGAGGGGGTCATGAGATGCTATTAAAACCCACAAAGGAGTTGGAGGAGGGAGTATGTTCAGAGCAGCCCGGGTACATCGTCCACCCAACAAAGTCTCCCTTGGTCCCCCCTGGGCCTTTGTCCCTCAACCTCACCCTGGATGGGGTCCTTGTTGACTGGCACCCACAGCTTACTGCCTTTCTTCCTCCGCTCCACAATGTAGCCGAGCACTGGGGCTCCCCCATCTTGGGTGGGGGCATTCCATGTGATGGTCACAGCCTCTTTGGTCACGTCAGTCACTTGGGGCTGGGAGGCAAGACCAGGGGGctctgtgggagagagagagaaggcagaggttAGGAGGGGGAGCATGTAGACAGTTGCCCACCCCCATGCTGAGCTCTGGttccttccttaaaaaaactaaagccAGTGATTAACTCTGGTTGCACCTAAATGTCATGTGGGGAgtaaaaaaaccccccaaaaccccaccAACAACTAGTGTCTGTGTCCTGTGTCCTGATATTCCGATTCAGTTGGCCTAGGGTGGAGACCAGGAATCAGCATTTTTTTAGATACCTCAAGTGATTCTAGTGTGTAGCCAAGATAGAGAACCGCCAACTGGAATTTTCCAACCTGTGGCATCCCCAGTGGCTCAGTTTTTAATGTACTGTCTTGACACACAGAAACATGGAGATAAGTTGGGAGGAGTGTAGCAAGTAATTAACTAGTGATCATAATTAAAATGCCAATGTTGTCAAgggttttctttggaaaaaaaattagagtggATTCAAGGCTATCCCTAAAGTAACGTTACTCTCCCTTGGATATGGGATGATTTCTGGAATGGAGAAACAAGTGGAGTTATCTCCCTGGAATCGTGCACAGTTCTGGATATACACACGGGAGTGTGTTACAGTGCATGTGATCTGACTGGAAAAAGTTGACAATTCCTGTCCAAAACGATCTTCTGCTCTTACTCTAGAATCCATCTGTCTCGTGGGGCAGCTAGAGATGACCCTGCGGAATCTCCCACAGACCAGCACTCCTCACCGGCTGAAGGTCCCCACGGTGGCCCCTGAGGTCCCCATTGAGCACGGGGCTATCTCACTGACCAATAGGATTTCCTGCAAACACGTCCTCTGTCTCCAGCGGGTCGCTCACTCCTTCTGAATTGATGGCCAGGATACGAAACTGGTAGGCTTTCCCCTCTTCCACCTTGTTGGTGGAGAATTTGGTGACTTTGCTGTCCACCTCACCAATCTTAATCCAGGACTTCTTGCCGACTGCCTTCCGTTCCACTATGAATTGTGTTATAGGCCGCCCGCCGTTGTCCTTCGGGGCCTTCCACTTCATGTGCACACAATTACCCGAGAGCTCCAGGAACTCCACCCGGCCTTGGGGAGGCTTGGGACGGTCTAAGGACAGAAGATAGCATCAGAATGTGTCTTTGCAGCAAAGGACCAGAAAGGCTTCATCCCACCGGTTAGAAGTCCACCAGACTGAGACATAGCTAGATTCTGAGCTTTGCGgatcccttttcctttcctctgtcacTGTTTTCCTAAGACTTGCGCAAATAACTTgatccctgcccacccccccgaGATTCCTGTCTGCCTAGGAATGAGTGAACTGGAGACCTGAGGGACCCCCGCCTCAGCTAATTCCCACTTACCTCTTCCAGACAAGGTCTCCCCTCCTCTCAGCTTCCAGAACTCCAGTACTTTCCTTTAttacagtttattttataattacatgtCTGCCGGTTTTTATCCCTTTTGGGTTGAGGGACTGCTGGGGATAATTCATCCCTGTGTCCCCAGTACTGAGAACACAGAGGAGGTGCTCAGTCATGCTGCCGAACTGAATTGAAACCCAATCCATCCAAACCCACAGCTTGATGGAGATGCaggtggaggaggtgatgctggtgtgtgtgtgtgtgtgtgtgtgtgtgtgtgtgtgtgtgtgtgtgtgtgttgcatgtTGAATATGAGTTCACTAAGGGCAGCTCCTCATCTCTTTCCTTAACTTTATGTTCAGACCCATCCCAAATACCATTTCCACCCCCATTCCATCTTTCTCTCCAATTTCATTCTATCCTCAGCCCTATCTCACCTCCCCTCACTGCGTTTCACTTCCAACTCCAATATTCTTCCCAATGAATCTCACTTTCATCCGAAATTCCACCTCTCTTTTATCTCATTTCCACCTTACTTCCAACCACGTCCTCATCTCCAAGTCAGTTACAATACTTCAGCAACATCTGAAGGTCAACTATGTGCTGTGCACTCTGCTATAGTCTTTAAATTCACTTgacgttggggcttccctggtggcgcagtggttgcgcgtccgcctgccgatgcaggggaaccgggttcgcgccccggtctgggaggatcccacgtgccgcgaagcggctggtcccgtgagccaatgagcctgcgcgtccggagcctgtgctccgcaacgggagaggccgcagcagagcgaggcccgcataccacaaaaaaaaaaaaaaaaaattcacttgacGTAGGCACTTTAAAAAACCACCCTGTCGCAGatgagaagctgaggctcaggaaagttaatggacttgcccaaggccacctaGTTAGGAAGTTAGGAAATGGCCTTCTTCTGGCTGCAAAGCCAGCACTTCATTCCCATTCTCAACCCGAACTCCAACTCTCTCCTCAGCCTGCGTggtgcccccagcccagccaagCGAGGGTCCTGGCCTCACCCAGCACGCTGAGGTGCAGAGTGGCTGTGGCGGAGCCATGGTCATTCTTGAGCTTGAGCATAACGATGCCACTGTCCTCCCGCGCGCAGTTTGAAATGGTGAGCAGCGCCTGGTCTTCCCCACGCTCCATGGACACGCGTTCCTCTTCCGTCACCTCCATGCCGTCCTTGTACCACGTCACTTTGGGCAGCGGCTTTGCCCGGAAGGGCACCTTGATGTTCGCGGTGTGGCCCACCTTCACGGTCACCGGGTGCGCGGCCAGTGCCTCCAGTACCGATGGGTCGATGGTTGGAGGAtctgcagggaggggcagggaaaggTCGAAGAGCAGGGATGCGGGAGGAGCcgaggggtggaggaggagcccatggggt is a genomic window of Physeter macrocephalus isolate SW-GA chromosome 16, ASM283717v5, whole genome shotgun sequence containing:
- the TMEM86A gene encoding lysoplasmalogenase TMEM86A, with the protein product MVSPVTVVKSEGPKLVPFFKATCVYFVLWLPSSSPSWVSALIKCLPIFCLWLFLLAHGLGFLMAHPSATRIFVGLVFSALGDAFLIWQDQGYFVHGLLMFAVTHMFYASAFGMRPLALRTGLVMAVLSGLCYALLYPCLTGAFTYLVGVYMALISFMGWRAVAGLQLVGTAWRWTELAAGSGALLFIVSDLTIALNKFCFPVPYSRALIMSTYYAAQMLIALSAVESREPVEDYRPSKAK
- the LOC114487971 gene encoding immunoglobulin-like and fibronectin type III domain-containing protein 1 yields the protein MDLRTLPDFPQPPTNLQLFEEVPNTVTLTWNHSPDVQEDSEAHYVIMKRDVSTAIWFTVAEHVFSNKYTVTGLLPGRKYYFRVLARNEIGDGDPLDSRDTWLVNKDKIEDQRAKLKPYQQKDWRHAPRFLTPLKPHTVLRGQDCTMTCAFLGNPRPTVTLYKGDVNITANSKFWYNSTSGVCTIVVPTCTLKDSGEYSVLVENELGKDRSSCTLTVYGEGAAPAGPGG